From the Devosia sp. FJ2-5-3 genome, the window TCGGGGTTGAGTTCTTGCCGGTCAGTTCATTGCCAGGCCATCTGGCGCGCCGCTTTCATCAGCTCTCCACCGCGCTGTTCGACGTTGAGATGCAGCGGAGCGGGATCGACCTGACGCCTGTTCAATATGCTGCGCTCGCCGCCATTTTCGCCAAACCGGAAATCGATCAAGCCTCGCTGGCAGGCCTTATCGGATACGATCGAACGACCATAGGCGGCGTCGTGGACAGGTTGTGCGACAAGGGTTTTGTGGCCCGTAGCACCAATCCCGGCGATCGCAGGGCCAAAGTGCTCGTCTCCACACCGGCAGGGGCGGCAATCCTGGAACGCGCAAATGAAATTGTGCGGGCGGCACAGGAGCAACTCGTTGCCGGGCTTGATCGCTCTGAGAGGAAACAACTCGTTCAGCTGCTCGAGAAGGCCATCACAGCCTTGGGCGATGTCAGTCGCACGTCACGCTAAAGCGTTCCGAGGAAAAGTGGACGCCACTTTTCCTGTTCGGGAGCGTGACAAAGCAACGACTTAGAGTGATTTCATCGCGTCAACGACGCGGTGAAGTCCTCTAGGCATCGAACGGGAAAACGCCAGCGCGAAGTCGGCGAAAGGGCAATGTCGCGATGTTGCTCGTGCATGGTCCAGGGGTGGAGACAGTGTAGGACCCGCGCATGATCTTGTCATAGGCCCGCCGGTGCTGCACCGCGGCCTTGATGTCGATTGCCTTGAGACTTTCGGGAATGATTCCTTGGGAGCGCAACTGCCCGAGGTCTGCGGGAGCCATTTTGACGGAGCTGAGAAGAACGGTGACGCCGGCGACTTGGATCACCGCCGAAGGCCCCATATCGATATTGACGCCGCGCGATGCCACGATGTGGCTGTTTCGGTCCTCGAGGACGTATTTTCCGTCACTGCGGCGCAAAAAAGTGCCCTCAACCTCCAGCGGGCCAGCGCCCAACTTGCTTCCTTTTCCGCCGATAGTGAGTTTTACGGTGTCACCGGGTTTGGCACTTGCCAGTGCTGCCACGGCTTCTGCATCGGCGATGGCCACGGCCGCATTGTCAATGCCGTGACGAAGGAAGGCCCGGAGCACTGCAGTATCGTCTCCGGGCGCGCCCCCACCGATATTGTCCGATGGTTCTACGATAAGAAATGGACCACCCTCGTCGCTTTTCGATTTGATATCAAGAACCGCCGCATCGAGATCCCATTCGGGTGGCTGTCCAAGTTCGCGCATGTCGACCGCGAGTTGTTCGAGCCGGTCCAGTGCGTGTGCCGCCTCTTCGGCCGGTCCCGTGGTGACGACGGAGAAAGCCACGCCTGCAGACGGCACGTC encodes:
- a CDS encoding MarR family winged helix-turn-helix transcriptional regulator, whose amino-acid sequence is MLVNFGVEFLPVSSLPGHLARRFHQLSTALFDVEMQRSGIDLTPVQYAALAAIFAKPEIDQASLAGLIGYDRTTIGGVVDRLCDKGFVARSTNPGDRRAKVLVSTPAGAAILERANEIVRAAQEQLVAGLDRSERKQLVQLLEKAITALGDVSRTSR
- a CDS encoding M81 family metallopeptidase, encoding MTKTILIAALFHETHSFVEQGTSLDDFSIKRGAELLARRGDASTIDGFLEVADEHGWTVIPANDYQAAPAGPVDHSVFVQFTAELLNTLRDSLARGRLDGIWLSLHGAHVTTESVDVEGDLLRMIRTVPGAETLPVFGVFDLHANFTELMSEGANCLVAYRENPHTDSRDMAVLSARLLARCLNEGAVPRMYTRNAPVMWAPPGTGTADSPMKDLEALARQIEAEDNGIWVANVIGGYSFSDVPSAGVAFSVVTTGPAEEAAHALDRLEQLAVDMRELGQPPEWDLDAAVLDIKSKSDEGGPFLIVEPSDNIGGGAPGDDTAVLRAFLRHGIDNAAVAIADAEAVAALASAKPGDTVKLTIGGKGSKLGAGPLEVEGTFLRRSDGKYVLEDRNSHIVASRGVNIDMGPSAVIQVAGVTVLLSSVKMAPADLGQLRSQGIIPESLKAIDIKAAVQHRRAYDKIMRGSYTVSTPGPCTSNIATLPFRRLRAGVFPFDA